Genomic DNA from Mycobacteroides chelonae CCUG 47445:
TACGCCTGGTCTTCGGGTAGCTCGTCTGGGCAGTGACGGTCATGGGGATCCTCTCCGTTGACGTTCCGTACATAAACGTAACGGAAATCTCCGTAACGGACAATGGGGTAATCTTTACCCCTGATGGACCTGACTATCGATCAGCTGGCGCAGCGCGTGGCCATGACGGCACGCAACATCCGCGAGTGGCAGACACTCGGGCTGGTACCCCCGCCCGAGAAGCGAGGACGCGTCGGCATCTACTCCGATGACCATGTCGCGATCATCAATCACGTCAAGAACTTGAAATCCCAGGGGTTTCCGCTCGATGTCATTCGCCGGGTCATCGACTCCGGCGGCGGCTCCGAGGACAGCGTGCGCAAGATGGTGATCGAAGCCCTCAGCCCATTCGCCACGGGAGAGCCGGTGGTGATGCCGCGCGCCGAGCTCATCACACGCGTCGGCACCGGTGCGGATCTGGCACTGGCCGAGCTGGGACTGGTGTCTGACGTCGACGCGAAAACCATCTCGGTCCGCGACTGCGAAACCCTGGACGCAATCGAACTGCTGATCGCCGCGGGCATGTCCATGTCCCGCATCGCCGAGACCCTGCGCGAGGTCGACCGGCTGCAACACCAGATCGCGCAGCTGTTACTGGGCGCCTACGTGGCCGATGTCTGGCAACCCTTCGTCGAGTCCGGTTATGCGTCCGAGGACTGGGGCAAGATCGCCGAAAATGCTTCGAAGGCAAAACAATTGACCGTCACACTGGCATCGCGACTATTGGCGCGGGCCCTCGATGACACCGTCGACCCGATCCTGCTGCAACAGGCCGACGAGGCCGAGGCCGTGCTGGAGCGCAACCGCCCGGCCTCATCGGCCTAGTCTCAGTCGATCTCGCCGCAACCCCGCTCCAGGCCACGAACCTCGATCGGGCACCACACCGCACGGGATACCTCGGCTGCCCACTGCTGGGCATCGGCCAGGGTCGGCACCTCGATGATGCTGAAGCCGCCGAGCTGTTCCTTGGTCTCGGTGTACGGCCCGTCGGTGGTGGTATGCCCAGAGGCGTTGGCACTCACCATGGTCGCGGTAGCGGCGGGCTGCAGACCGGCGGCGAAGAGCCACACCCCTGCCTCCTGCATGCGGCGGGTGACGGCCTGTACATCGGCGCCGATGGTTTCCAAGGCGGCATCGTCGGGCTGCACCGCATCAGGTGGGTAAACAATCGAGAGTAGATAGCGGCTCATGTCAGGCCTCCTCGTCCTGGAAGGGGCGCACCTCGACGGGCTCCTCGCATGCCGCCGACCCCTCCGCAGCCCACTTCAGCGCCGCGTCGAGGTCGGGCGCGTTGATGATCCAGAAACCACCGAGGTGTTCCTTGGTCTCCAGGTAGGGGCCGTCCGTGGTGGTGACCTTTCCGTCCACACTGCGGACCACGGTCGCATCCGATGGTTCGGTCAGACCGTTCGCGAACACCCAGACGCCAGCCTCTTTCATTCTCTCGTTGAGCGCGCCGGTCTGGGCGTACAGCCGCTGCACATCCTCATCACTCCAGTCGGCCGCGTTCTCCGCGTAGCTGTGGACCGAGAGTAAGTACTGCTTCATGGTCGTCCTTTCTATCCGCTTCTGGCGATGGGGACGCCCGGTCGGCTTCCCTTCAACCTCACTACGAATAGACCTGCCCGAAATCGACACCTCATCGCATAAGTCGAAAAGAAATTGCGGAGGATCTCGCTGCGGGCAGCCGAACTACGAGCCGTGCGTCCCGAGCTTGTTGTCCAGGTACTCCTGGCGGCAGGCTCGGCGCGCGATCTTTCCACTGCTGGTGCGCGGGATCGCACCGGCCTGAACCAGCTGGACATCGGCGATGGGCAGGGCGTGCCGACGAGAGACAGCGGCCCGGATCGCCTCAACAATGGGGCCCGGTTCTGCCCGGCCGGCTCCCGCGGCGCGTTCGGCGACGATGACCAACCTCTCTCCGGCACCGTCACCCGCCTCGACGCCCACGGGCAGTTCGTTGGTGGGCACCGAGAAGGCCGCCACGAATCCGCGCCGCACCACCGGAGAGGCATCCTCGACGGTGGCCTCGATGTCGTGCGGGTAGTGGTTACGGCCGTCGACGATCACCAGATCCTTGACCCGACCGGTGATGTACAGCTCACCATCGAGGTAGACGCCGAGATCGCCCGTACGGAACCAGGCAGCGGCCGGTTCGGCTCCGGTGGCATGGCTGCCCTCTCCCAGGCGCGCCCGCAGCGTGTTGCGGAAAGAGAAATCCGTCTCCTCCGGCCGGCCCCAGTATCCGCGACCAATGTTGTTGCCGTGCAACCAGATCTCGCCCACCTGTCCGTCCGGCAGCTCCGCCCCGGCAGCCGGGTCGGCAATCACCGCCCATTGACTGCGGGCGATCTGACCACAGGACACCTGTGGCACCGCCTTCTCATGGGCGGCATCCACCCGCACCGCGTATCCGGCACCCAGCTGTTCGCGATCCACATAGATGACGGATGGCTCGGCTTCGGGGGCGATCGAGGAGACGAAGAGCGTCGCCTCGGCCATACCATAAGACGGCTTGATGGCGTTGGCCGGTAATCCATGGGGACCGAAGGCCTCATTGAACTTACGGATCGACGCGATGCTGACCGGCTCGGAACCGTTGATCAGACCCGCCACCTTGCTCAGATCCAGGGCTTCGCCATCCTTCGGCAGTCCGCGCTCGGCGGCCAGCTCGAAGGCGAAGTTGGGGGCGGCGCCAAAGGTGCGGCCCACGTGAGACGCGGCCGCGAGTTCCTTGATCCAGCGGCCGGGCCGGCGCACGAAAGACATCGGCGACATGAGCGTCATCCGCCCCCCGCACAGCGGGAACATGAGCATGAGCAGGCCCATATCGTGGTACAGCGGCAGCCAGCTCGCTCCTCGGACATCCACATCCAGGCCAACGGAAATGACCATCTGCAGCACGTTGGTCATCACCGCGCGATGGGTGATCTCGACGCCGGCGGGCACTCGCGTCGAACCCGATGTGTACTGCAGATAGGCGATGTCATCGGTATCCGGCGTCACCCTCATATATGTCGCGCCCACCGAGTCGGGCACGCCGTCGACGGCCAAGACTCGGGGCCGACGATCGCGCGGCAGTCGCCGGACGAAACCGCTGACGGATTCGGCGGCCGCCTCATTGGTGAGCACCACCGTCGGTTGGGCATCGGTGAGCACCGCATCGAGCCGCTCGGCGTGACCCGGCAGTTCCGGGGCGAAAAGGGGCACCGCGATGGTCCCGGCCTCGATGGCGGCGAAGAAGCCGATGACGTAATCGAGGCCCTGCGGCGCCAAGATCGCGACCCGATCCCCGGGCTTGGTCACCTGCTGAAGCCTCGCCGCGACCGCACGCGAACGCGCCCGCAGTTGGGGCCAGTTCAGGTCGGACGGAGCGCCGTCCGGGTCACTGCTGAAATCGACGTAGCGGTAGGCAAATGTGTCGTGCTCGCCATCGACGGCACACTCCAAATAATGGTTGACGGTATAGCCATCCGGTAAGGAGATTGCGCCCGTCTCGTCCAGGTACTCCTCAACACGCAACCCTGACACCAGCGCACTCATCGCAACCTCCGCGTAGCCGTAACTACGACAGCCGGACAACAACAAGCAGCAACGAATAGCCATCACGCTTTGCTACGGTCCCGACCGAACGTAGATGGTACGTGACGTACCAGTGGCAAACGGTACTCGAAGTCCCAATAGGACGCCGCGTCTAAAAAGGCCTGAAAGCACATTGTTCACTGTGTGCTTTGACACCCCGGCGTAGCGATGTGACGGGTGCGACCGCGCCGGGTCGAACCTGCGCTGTTGCCCGTCGCCTCTTCGCGCGGAATGCGGCCTTTTCGGGCATTCCCTTCCCGCCCGGTCACTATTAGACTCGTGACAAATAGCATCCAGCGTCGGAGGCAAGCATGCGATCCAGGGATCTGGTCAAGTACTGGTCGCGGTGGGTGACCATGCACGGCATCAGCCGCGTCGGACTACTCACCCAGGTGCGCAAAATGCCCTTGGCGGCGTTGTTCCTCAGCCCGGATCGAGCCGACAACCATTACCGGTACATCGAACAGATCCGGTCCGTCGGCCCCATCGCTCCGGCCCGGGCCACCGGCCTCGTCTTCACCGGTCTGGCGCAGACACGCGAGATCCTGCGGGACCACCGATTCATCACCATGGCGCCCAACAACATTCCCTCCCCGGTGCTCCCCCAGGGGCTCAGCCGTTGGATCTTCAACAGGACCGAGCCCGGTCTGCCCAACCCGGTAGAGCCGCCCGCCATGCTGGCCGTCGACCCACCCGAACACACCCGGTTCCGCAAGCTGGTGTCGAGGGCCTTCACACCACGCGCGGTGAGCAGGCTGGAGGACCGCGTCCGTGAAGTGACGCTGGAGCTGCTCGACAACCTGGAACGCAAGGAGCGAGCCGACCTGCTCGACGACTATGCCTCGCAATTACCGGTGGCGATCATCGCCGAGATGCTCGGTGTTCCACGCGAAGACGCTCCGTTCCTCCTGGAATGGGGCAATCACGGCGCGGCGCTGCTGGACATCGGCATGACTTGGTCTGCGTATCGCGATGCCACCCAGGCGCTCATCGAGATCGACCGCTACTTCGACGCTCACCTGGTCCGGCTGCGCCGCGAGCTTGCGCAGGACCCCACCCTCGACGGCATCCTGGCGAGCATCGTGCGTGACGGCGATCTGGACGACCGCGAACTCAAGGCCACCATGGCACTGCTGCTCGGTGCCGGATTCGAAACGACGGTCAACCTCATCGGGAATGGCATCGTGGCCCTGCTGCGTCACTCCGAACAGCTGGCCTACCTGCAGGAGAATCCGGAAGGCTGGCCGAACGCCGTCGAGGAGATCCTGCGTTACGACTCCCCCGTGCAGGTCACTGGCCGGGTGGCCACCGAAACCGTCGAATTCGACGGCCACACACTGCCTGCCGGCTCGATGGCGGTGCTACTTCTCGGCGGAGCCAACCGCGACCCCGCTGTTTTCGATGAACCCGACGTCTTCGACGTGAGCCGCGCCAACGCACGCGAACACGTCGCATTCGGCAGTGGTGTCCATGTCTGCCTGGGCGCGAGCCTGGCACGGATGGAGGGTGTGGTGGCGCTGCAGTCGTTGTTCGAACGCTTCCCCGAGCTCGCGCTAGCAGCCGATCCCACCCCCGGCAAGCATGTCAATCTGCATGGCTTCGGAAGCCTGCCAGTGAACCTCGGCCGTGCCCGGGTGCGAGCCAGCAGTTAATCTCGAAGCTGCGCGATGTCCGTTCGGCATCGAGCGAGCCGACACGGGGATCGGACGGATGCACGACCGGATCAAACAGCGCACCCATTGGGCGGTGACGCACGGAATGGCCCGTGCGTACCTCAAAGTGCTTGCCCGCCGCGGTGAACCCGTCGCACAGCTGGGAATCGACACCGCCCAGGCTGCGGGCATCTACGGAATCATCGACAAGATCCGTGGCCGCGGCAGGATGTCGCAGGCAGGCGATGGCTGGATCACCGCGGACGCGCGGATCGTCCGAACGATCTTCCGCGACAACCGGTTCGTCACCTTCAAACCCGAACACCGGTCCTCCTCACCGATCATTCAGCGGTTGGCGGCCTGGAGCGACCCGCAGCTGCTCAATCCCGCCGAACCGCCATCCATTCTGATCACCGACCCACCCGACCACGGGCGGCTGCGGCGTCTCGTCGCTGCCCCGTTTACCCCGCGCGCCATCGAGGCCCTGCGCGGACGTATCCAGGAGGTGACGAACGGTCATCTGGACGCGCTGAAACAGCGTCCGCACCCGGACCTGATCCCCGATTTCACCGCGAAGATCCCCATCGCCGTGATCGGCGAGATGATCGCCGTGCCGCCGCAGGATTACTCGCTGCTCTACACCGCGATGAATCGTGCGATCCAGCTGATCGCGACCACCGCCCCGTCCTGGCGCCAATATCAAGACGGCACAGCGGCTTTACGGGAGATCGACGAATACCTCGAGAAGCACGTCGCCCGTCTACGCCGCGAAGGCACCGAAAGTGAGCTGGCCACAGGACTTCTCAACAGCGACCTGAGCCATTTCGAGCTCAAGATGTTCTTCGCGGTGTTCCTGGGCGCGGGATTCGTCACCACCACGCATCTGATGGGCAAGGCGATCCTCGTGCTGCTGCGCCACCCCGACCAGCTGGCGGCGCTACGTGCCGACCCGACCCTGTGGCCCAACGCCGTCGAAGAACTCATGCGCTACGACACCTCGAACCAGTGGTCGGCCCGCGTCGCCACCGAGACGGTCGAGATCGAGGGACACACCATCGAGGCAGGCCAGTCGGCGCTGCTACTTCTCGGCGGAGCTAATCGCGACCCTGCCGTGTTCGAGAACCCGGACGTCTTCGACATCACCCGGCCCAACGCGCGCGAAAACATCACGCTGGGCACCGGGATTCACGTGTGCCTGGGCCAGGTGCTGGCACGGGTCGAGCTGCATATCGCGCTGCAATCGCTCTTCGAACGCTTTCCAGAGCTCGCGCTGGCCGGTGAGCCGGAGTACTTCGACGGTATGGGTATTCACGGACTGCGCCGTCTACCCGTGACGCTGGGACGTTAGCCGCAAGCGGGGACGCCCTTGAAGGCCAGCACCCGACGCACCGAGGCGTTGATCGCGTCACCGTTCAGTTCGCCTGCGTTGTACGCCGATTCGAGGCGGTCCAGGACTGAGCCAACCTTCTCGGTGCTCACCCACAGCGCCCAGTCGACTCCGGCCTTGATCGACTTGAGCACCGCCTCCTCGATCGGGAAACGGTCGGTGATCGCGGCCATCGATGACAGGTCATCGGTGAAGATCACTCCGTCATAGGCGGGTGCCCCGTAGCCGGTTCCCTTGCGCAACAAGTCGACTGCGGCGGGGCTCAGGCTGGATGGGTCGTCGCCAGTCAGTCCGGGGACCTGCATGTGGCCGATCATCACGGCGGCACCGCTGGTTACCAGCGAGCGATACGGCACCAAATCGTTGTCCTTCAGCTGCTCCAGCGGTGGGGTTACCACGCCATTGGTGTGCGAGTCACCCGATGCGTGGCCATGGCCCGGGAAGTGCTTCACCACCGCACGCACGCCACTGGCCTGATATCCCCGCACCGCTGCCTCGGCATATTCGGCGACCTTCTGCGGGTCGCCGCTGTACGAGCGATCGCCGATGGCGCCGTCCGGATCGCCGTCGGTCACGTCTGCATCGGGCGCGAAGTCGATGGTGATACCGAGGTCCTTCATCTTCTGACCGCGCTCCTGGCTGAGGGCCTGCACCTGCTCTGGCGTCTGCGTGGCGGCCAGTTCCCGCGCGGACGGGGACGGACCGATGAGGTCTTTGAGGCGAGACACCCGCCCGCCCTCCTCATCGACGCTCACCGCCGCCGGGATCGGTCCGGCGGTGACGACGTCGTGCAGGGAGCCGTCGGTCAGCATCTCCTTCTTGGTCCAGCTGCCGACGAAGATGCCGCCGACGTGGTGGTCGCGCACCAGCGCACGGGCATCGTCGGCGTCCTTGACGCCCACCATGAGCAGCTGCGCCAACCTGTCACGGGTGCTCAGGCAGGCCAGGTCAGCGGCGGGCGCTGCGGTGACTGGGGCCTTCCCCGAGGACGACGGCGAGGGTTCCTTGGACGGCTCCGAGGTGTTGCCGCCGCAGGCGGACAGCGCCACCACAACGAGACCGGTCAGTACTGTCCCTGCACGCATTCTCATGAGGCCATCGTGTCATGCGCCGGTGTCCAGCCGGGCCAGCCGGTCGCCGAGGTACCCGCGGAACACCTCATTGTCCGTGGATACCAATGCTTTTCGGTAGGCCGCAGCGGCTTCCTGATTCCGGCCGAGCCGGGCGAGCAGATCGGCCCGCGCGGCATGCAGTGGGTAGTAACCGTCCAGGTCCTCCCGTAACGGGTCGATGGCATCCAGCCCGGCCCGAGGGCCGTCGCACTCACCAATGGCCACCGCGCGATTAAGAGCGACCACGCTGGTGGGGGTGAACACCGTCAGCTGGTCATACAGCGCAACAATCTGCCCCCAGTCGGTATGCGCCGCCGAGCGCGCATCGTCATGGACGGCATTGATCGCGGCCTGAATCTGATATGGCCCGGGAGCGTTACGTCTGAGGCAACGTCGCACCAGCTGATGCCCTTCGTCGATCATCCCGCGATTCCACCGAGCGCGGTCCTGATCAGCGAGCAATACCAGCGCCCCGCCGGCATCCGTACGGGCAGGACGGCGCGCCTCGGTAAGCAACACCAAGGCCAGCAGTCCCAGCACCTCGGGCTCATCGGGCATGAGATCTGCCAGCACCCGCGCCAGTCTGATCGCCTCGGCGGAGAGGTCCGTGCGGGTGAGCGTGGCGCCCGAAGAAGCCGCATAACCCTCGTTGTAGACGAGATAGAGCGCAGCCAGCACCGACGACAGCCGATCCGGTAGATCGTGGTCCCCCGGCACCCGGTACGGGATACCCGCCGACGCGATCTTCTTCTTGGCACGCGTGATGCGCGCGGCCATGGTCGATTCGGACACCAGATACGCGTGGGCGATTTCGGGAGTGGTGAGTCCGCCGAGCAGCCGCAGGGTAAGCGCGACCTGCGCCTCCGGGGACAGCGCCGGATGACAGCACGTGAAGATGAGCCGCAGGCGATCATCCTGCACCGGACCCACCTCCTGCGGTTCCGGCTGCTCCTCCTCGAGAACGCTTGCCTCTCTGGATAACTCGTCGCGCCGCTGGTCGCGCCGTAATTTGTCGACGCCGCGGTTCCGGGCCGTGGTGGTGATCCACGCACCCGGATTGGGAGGAATACCGTCCCGTGGCCATTTCGCGATGGCCACCTCGAACGCTTCCTGTACGGCGTCCTCGGCGATATCGATGCTGCCGAAGTAGCGGATCAGGGTTGCCACGGTGCGGCCGTACTCCTCGCGGAAGATGCGGCCGATCTCGTCGTGCGCCACGGGTCAATGGTGCCTCTCCGGTGTCGTGGGTCCTACAGACACCACGAACGGACCCCGCGGAAATCGACAGCGCGCGCCCGTACAGTCGATTTGTGAGAGGCAGTATGCGGCTATACGCGACGTATGCGAGCGTCGCTGGTTCACTCGTGCTCGCGGCATGCACGGATCAGGTTGCAGGCACACCAACCTCAGCAGCCACCGCCACGTATTCCTGCCAGGCACGATCCGTAACAGGACGGGCCTACACCCAATTCCGCCCAAATGGTCAGCCGTTATCCGTCTCTATCCCCGAACTCCCAGGCTGGCGGTCAGCTCCGACTGCATTGAGGGAAAACCAACTCGCCCTTACGAAAACGATCGGGACAACCCAGAGTTATGTTGCGCTGTCAATTCTGCGGCCGGAGCCGGATCGCGACAAAGCTTCCGCGCAACTGAGCAAGTTGACTATGTTCGACCCGTCAGTGTCGATCGTTCAAGAAGAAACGGTGAATGTTTGTAGCTTAGAAGCATCACGACTCGCCGGCACTGCCGAAAATCGAGGCCTGCGGTTCGACTATCTGAACCTCACGTACCCGGCCAACGGGGTCTTCTATCCAATCCAACTCCGCAATCAGATGGGCGCAGACGATGTTCCTCTATTCGGGACCGATGTCGAGGTGATTTTCCGAAACCTGCAGATCGGACCGTAGAGTCGGCGCATGCACAACGACGTCCGTCGGAACATCCTCCGTGCCATGACTTCTGGTGCGCTCATACTCGCCGGGTGTTCGCAGCCAGAGTCCGGCACACCCACCGCGGAACATCCGACGTCCTATTCATGCCAAGCACAGGCGGTGACGGGCGAGACCTATACGCGGACAAGTACGCCCAAGGCGCCGTTCACCGTTTCCATCCCCAAGCTGCCCGGTTGGGAACCGGCCGCGACAGCACGCACAGATAACAAGCTTGCGGTGGTTAAAACGATCGGAATCAGCAGGAGCCTCACCATGCTGATGTCCCTGGACCCTGCCTCTAGCTACGAGCAGGCACAGGAGCAGCTGAATAGCTTTACCAATATCGTCGGGCCGGTAAAGATCACTCACGATGAGACCCTCGAGATCTGCGGCACAAAGGCCACCCGGCTGATCGGCACCGTTGAAGAACGAGGTCAACAGTATGACTACCTCAACGTGACCTATCACTTCGGCGATAACTATTACCCCGTACAGCTGCGCAATCAGATGAAGCTTAGCGATGTACCTTTATTCAGCGCCGACATTGACGTCATGTTCCAGGGTTTCCAGATCAGCCCATAGATGACTTGTGCGCTAGCCGTCCCCACGAACATCCGGGGCCCACAACAACAGTTCGGCGCGCGCCGCATTCGCAGCTTGCACGTCAATCGTCGCACCCTCCGAATCGATTCGATAAGGCACAAGCATGTCGATAGCGATTCCCTCGGAATGCTCAAGTTTGATCTTGATGGCATCTCCTGCCACAGGAACCGAGGCAGTCACGTCTAGCACAGCCGCCCGCGCTCGCAGCTGCTGCCTGTCGCTGGGCAGTTCCAGGCCATCAATGATCCCCGTCTCATCCTGCGGCATTGCAGCTATCGCCGACCGTCGTACCGATACATCACCAGCCAGTCCAATGACCATCATGAACGGTGCGAAGTCATCGGCATGCGCAAGCTCTACCGCGACGAACTTGATAGCATCGCCAAACAGCTTGTCCACATCGTCTTGTGCTTGCGGCGATGCTGTCGATCTCCATTCCATTGGACATCCTTTGAGCTGTTGGCGGGTTGGGCAGGGAGGGGATTCATGGCAGACCAACGACTGCGTGTGTCGACAACCGCGCTCGAACAAGGGTCACGCGAGCTGCGCCAGCATCATCGCACGATCGAGACGGCTGTTGCCGAAATCCATCGGCGGGCTCAAACACTTCAGGGCGTATGGACTGGCTCGGCTGCAAACGATGCGGCAACGGCATGGGACGATCTTCGCAAGACATTCACATCCCACCTGGACAAGCTGTCGGAGCATGCTGAGTTGTTGTTGAAAACCGCGAAGCTGCACTCTGATCAGGAACAGCTGACCACGCAGGCCATCGCCTCAACGGATAGCTAGCGAGGTTGATATGGCTGAACGTTCGTATGACTTAGACGCGATGCAAGAACACATCGATTTCCTGACCAAGCAAATAGAATCGCTCACCGATCAGGCGAAAAATGTCGAGCGTACGGCGGAGGGCGTCCTGTCTCAGTACGAGGGACAAGGCGCAGAAAAGTTCATGGAAGCAAGCGCTGAGTGGCGAACCAAATTCGCACAGCATCTTGAATCACTTGGGGCACTGCGCGACAGAATCAAGATCACGCACGGCAACTACCTCGATGCGAGGACGAAGAACCGCGAAATGTTCCCGGGGGCGTAACCATGACAAAGGCCGATCCAGAATGGTTCTACTCCGTCGCCGCCAAACTTTCAGAGGCGGCCACTTCCTTCGAAGCTCGCTTCACCGCACTTGACCAAAAGCTGAATGTCTCTCGATCAGCGGGCGGCTACGCAACCGGTGGACCCCGCTGGAGCTCCAGCTATGACCAATCCGCGTCTGACGTGTTCGAAGTCGGCTCCCTTGGGGTGATGGCAGCGACGGTCCTCGCGAAGTTGGTACATGAAGCGGGGCTCAACGAGGCCAGAGCGGAGAACGAGTCGAGTCCAACGGGCCCTCAAGAACGTACTCCGCCGCCGCCCTCGGGGAGCAAGATCAACCACGCCATGCACCCCAGCCAGCTGTCCGTCGGCGGAAACAACTCCAAACCAGACCATTGGTCTCTCATTGCCGACTATGTAAAAAAGGAATGGGCTGATTGCGACGAGAGTCGAATTCGTGCGGCGGGGTCTGCCTTTAGTTCCTTCGGCACCGACAGCCAGAAGCAAGCAACCGACCTTTGGAATGCCTGCACGACGATCTTCACTGATGATCGACAAAAAGGCTATCCAGAGATCAATGAAATGGTCACTGAAATCGCCAACGTATGTGGCGCACTCAAAGGGGAGGTCGCTTCCGACCTGGGCGTAGCCTGCGAAGCCGTAGGTTCAAAAGCCGCCGAGATGAAGAAATTAGGTCAGCAATCCCTTACGATACTGCATTACATTATCCTATCTTATGAAGTGGACAAGGTACTGGCGCGAAGACTTCCTTTTGGCGATCGAATACGAAAAGGTATTGACCGACTAATTGAATTCAACAAAAGGGAATACGCTAAAGCCAATGACAAACTCATGGAGTCAATCAACCAAAAGGTAGACCAAGCAGCCGAATCTAACGAGGGCATCAACAATCTGGCGACAACGGACGCCAAGTTTCTGTCAAATCTCCTGGACAGAATTCCCAGGCAAACGGACCCCATTCGTAATCGCACGAAGGAAGAGAACGAGGCCGCTGGTGATGAAGGGGAGCGGCGAGCAGGAATCGATCCCAGAGGCCGCAAGCGAGAGGTGCGAGTCATC
This window encodes:
- a CDS encoding MerR family transcriptional regulator, with protein sequence MDLTIDQLAQRVAMTARNIREWQTLGLVPPPEKRGRVGIYSDDHVAIINHVKNLKSQGFPLDVIRRVIDSGGGSEDSVRKMVIEALSPFATGEPVVMPRAELITRVGTGADLALAELGLVSDVDAKTISVRDCETLDAIELLIAAGMSMSRIAETLREVDRLQHQIAQLLLGAYVADVWQPFVESGYASEDWGKIAENASKAKQLTVTLASRLLARALDDTVDPILLQQADEAEAVLERNRPASSA
- a CDS encoding YciI family protein, with translation MSRYLLSIVYPPDAVQPDDAALETIGADVQAVTRRMQEAGVWLFAAGLQPAATATMVSANASGHTTTDGPYTETKEQLGGFSIIEVPTLADAQQWAAEVSRAVWCPIEVRGLERGCGEID
- a CDS encoding YciI family protein, whose amino-acid sequence is MKQYLLSVHSYAENAADWSDEDVQRLYAQTGALNERMKEAGVWVFANGLTEPSDATVVRSVDGKVTTTDGPYLETKEHLGGFWIINAPDLDAALKWAAEGSAACEEPVEVRPFQDEEA
- a CDS encoding fatty acyl-AMP ligase; this translates as MSALVSGLRVEEYLDETGAISLPDGYTVNHYLECAVDGEHDTFAYRYVDFSSDPDGAPSDLNWPQLRARSRAVAARLQQVTKPGDRVAILAPQGLDYVIGFFAAIEAGTIAVPLFAPELPGHAERLDAVLTDAQPTVVLTNEAAAESVSGFVRRLPRDRRPRVLAVDGVPDSVGATYMRVTPDTDDIAYLQYTSGSTRVPAGVEITHRAVMTNVLQMVISVGLDVDVRGASWLPLYHDMGLLMLMFPLCGGRMTLMSPMSFVRRPGRWIKELAAASHVGRTFGAAPNFAFELAAERGLPKDGEALDLSKVAGLINGSEPVSIASIRKFNEAFGPHGLPANAIKPSYGMAEATLFVSSIAPEAEPSVIYVDREQLGAGYAVRVDAAHEKAVPQVSCGQIARSQWAVIADPAAGAELPDGQVGEIWLHGNNIGRGYWGRPEETDFSFRNTLRARLGEGSHATGAEPAAAWFRTGDLGVYLDGELYITGRVKDLVIVDGRNHYPHDIEATVEDASPVVRRGFVAAFSVPTNELPVGVEAGDGAGERLVIVAERAAGAGRAEPGPIVEAIRAAVSRRHALPIADVQLVQAGAIPRTSSGKIARRACRQEYLDNKLGTHGS
- a CDS encoding cytochrome P450 produces the protein MRSRDLVKYWSRWVTMHGISRVGLLTQVRKMPLAALFLSPDRADNHYRYIEQIRSVGPIAPARATGLVFTGLAQTREILRDHRFITMAPNNIPSPVLPQGLSRWIFNRTEPGLPNPVEPPAMLAVDPPEHTRFRKLVSRAFTPRAVSRLEDRVREVTLELLDNLERKERADLLDDYASQLPVAIIAEMLGVPREDAPFLLEWGNHGAALLDIGMTWSAYRDATQALIEIDRYFDAHLVRLRRELAQDPTLDGILASIVRDGDLDDRELKATMALLLGAGFETTVNLIGNGIVALLRHSEQLAYLQENPEGWPNAVEEILRYDSPVQVTGRVATETVEFDGHTLPAGSMAVLLLGGANRDPAVFDEPDVFDVSRANAREHVAFGSGVHVCLGASLARMEGVVALQSLFERFPELALAADPTPGKHVNLHGFGSLPVNLGRARVRASS
- a CDS encoding cytochrome P450; this translates as MHDRIKQRTHWAVTHGMARAYLKVLARRGEPVAQLGIDTAQAAGIYGIIDKIRGRGRMSQAGDGWITADARIVRTIFRDNRFVTFKPEHRSSSPIIQRLAAWSDPQLLNPAEPPSILITDPPDHGRLRRLVAAPFTPRAIEALRGRIQEVTNGHLDALKQRPHPDLIPDFTAKIPIAVIGEMIAVPPQDYSLLYTAMNRAIQLIATTAPSWRQYQDGTAALREIDEYLEKHVARLRREGTESELATGLLNSDLSHFELKMFFAVFLGAGFVTTTHLMGKAILVLLRHPDQLAALRADPTLWPNAVEELMRYDTSNQWSARVATETVEIEGHTIEAGQSALLLLGGANRDPAVFENPDVFDITRPNARENITLGTGIHVCLGQVLARVELHIALQSLFERFPELALAGEPEYFDGMGIHGLRRLPVTLGR
- a CDS encoding glycoside hydrolase family 3 N-terminal domain-containing protein; this translates as MRAGTVLTGLVVVALSACGGNTSEPSKEPSPSSSGKAPVTAAPAADLACLSTRDRLAQLLMVGVKDADDARALVRDHHVGGIFVGSWTKKEMLTDGSLHDVVTAGPIPAAVSVDEEGGRVSRLKDLIGPSPSARELAATQTPEQVQALSQERGQKMKDLGITIDFAPDADVTDGDPDGAIGDRSYSGDPQKVAEYAEAAVRGYQASGVRAVVKHFPGHGHASGDSHTNGVVTPPLEQLKDNDLVPYRSLVTSGAAVMIGHMQVPGLTGDDPSSLSPAAVDLLRKGTGYGAPAYDGVIFTDDLSSMAAITDRFPIEEAVLKSIKAGVDWALWVSTEKVGSVLDRLESAYNAGELNGDAINASVRRVLAFKGVPACG
- a CDS encoding RNA polymerase sigma factor translates to MAHDEIGRIFREEYGRTVATLIRYFGSIDIAEDAVQEAFEVAIAKWPRDGIPPNPGAWITTTARNRGVDKLRRDQRRDELSREASVLEEEQPEPQEVGPVQDDRLRLIFTCCHPALSPEAQVALTLRLLGGLTTPEIAHAYLVSESTMAARITRAKKKIASAGIPYRVPGDHDLPDRLSSVLAALYLVYNEGYAASSGATLTRTDLSAEAIRLARVLADLMPDEPEVLGLLALVLLTEARRPARTDAGGALVLLADQDRARWNRGMIDEGHQLVRRCLRRNAPGPYQIQAAINAVHDDARSAAHTDWGQIVALYDQLTVFTPTSVVALNRAVAIGECDGPRAGLDAIDPLREDLDGYYPLHAARADLLARLGRNQEAAAAYRKALVSTDNEVFRGYLGDRLARLDTGA
- a CDS encoding WXG100 family type VII secretion target → MADQRLRVSTTALEQGSRELRQHHRTIETAVAEIHRRAQTLQGVWTGSAANDAATAWDDLRKTFTSHLDKLSEHAELLLKTAKLHSDQEQLTTQAIASTDS
- a CDS encoding WXG100 family type VII secretion target; its protein translation is MAERSYDLDAMQEHIDFLTKQIESLTDQAKNVERTAEGVLSQYEGQGAEKFMEASAEWRTKFAQHLESLGALRDRIKITHGNYLDARTKNREMFPGA